One Desmodus rotundus isolate HL8 chromosome 4, HLdesRot8A.1, whole genome shotgun sequence DNA segment encodes these proteins:
- the JCHAIN gene encoding immunoglobulin J chain, with protein MKNHLLFWGVLAIFVKAVLVTAQDDNERTVLVNNKCKCARVTSRVIPSPEDPSEDIVERHVRIIVPLGNRENISDPTTPVRTKFVYHLSDICKKCDPVEVELEDQVVTATQSNTCDEDNETCYAYDRNKCYTNRVPLLYGGKTVMVETALTPESCYPD; from the exons ATGAAGAACCATTTGCTTTTCTGGGGAGTCCTGGCCATTTTTGTCAAGGCTGTTCTTGTGACAG CCCAAGACGACAATGAAAGGACTGTTCTTGTTAACAACAAGTGTAAGTGTGCCCGCGTCACTTCCAGGGTCATTCCTTCTCCCGAAGACCCTAGTGAAGACATTGTAGAGAGACACGTCCGAATTAT TGTTCCTCTGGGCAACAGGGAGAATATCTCTGATCCCACCACGCCAGTGAGAACCAAATTTGTGTACCATTTGTCCGACAT CTGCAAAAAATGTGATCCCGTGGAAGTGGAACTGGAAGATCAAGTAGTTACTGCCACCCAGAGCAATACCTGTGACGAAGACAATGAGACCTGCTACGCTTATGACAGAAATAAGTGCTATACAAATAGGGTCCCACTTTTGTATGGTGGTAAGACTGTAATGGTGGAAACAGCCTTGACCCCGGAATCCTGCTATCCCGACTAG